The following coding sequences are from one Canis lupus dingo isolate Sandy chromosome 21, ASM325472v2, whole genome shotgun sequence window:
- the LOC112642493 gene encoding olfactory receptor 51D1, which produces MVFLLFPFIDPGLGMQKPQLMVPVMATPNGTLVHPAYFLLVGIPGLGPNIHFWLAFPLCFMYALATLGNLAIVLIIRVERRLHEPMYLFLAMLSTIDLVLSSVTMPKMASLFLTGIQEIGFNVCLAQMFLIHALSAMESAVLLAMAFDRFVAICHPLRHASVLTGPTVAKIGLAALTRGFVFFFPLPFILKRLSYCQTHTVTHSFCLHQDIMKLSCTDTMVNVVYGLFIILSVMGVDSLFIGLSYILILKTVLDLSSRGAALKAFNTCVSHLCAVLVFYVPLIGLSVVHRLGGPTSMLHVVMANIYLLLPPVVNPVVYGAKTKEIRSRVLHIFSQGGR; this is translated from the coding sequence ATggtgtttctccttttccccttcatAGACCCTGGACTTGGCATGCAGAAGCCTCAGCTCATGGTTCCTGTCATGGCCACTCCAAATGGAACTCTGGTCCACCCAGCATATTTCCTGCTGGTGGGCATTCCTGGCCTGGGGCCTAACATACACTTTTGGCTAGCTTTTCCACTGTGTTTTATGTATGCCTTGGCCACCCTGGGGAACCTGGCCATTGTCCTTATCATCCGTGTGGAAAGGCGCCTGCATGAGCCCATGTACCTCTTCCTGGCCATGCTTTCTACCATTGACCTAGTCCTGTCTTCTGTCACTATGCCCAAGATGGCCAGCCTCTTCCTGACTGGCATCCAGGAGATAGGATTCAATGTTTGTCTGGCTCAGATGTTCCTTATCCATGCTCTGTCAGCCATGGAGTCAGCTGTCCTGCTGGCCATGGCTTTTGACCGCTTTGTGGCCATCTGCCATCCACTGCGGCATGCTTCTGTGCTCACAGGGCCTACTGTGGCCAAGATTGGACTAGCTGCCCTTACCAGgggatttgttttcttcttcccacTGCCCTTCATCCTGAAGCGGTTGTCATATTGCCAAACACATACTGTCACACACTCCTTCTGTTTGCACCAAGATATTATGAAGTTGTCCTGTACTGATACCATGGTTAATGTAGTATATGGACTCTTCATTATCCTCTCAGTGATGGGTGTGGACTCCCTCTTCATTGGCCTCTCCTACATCCTCATACTGAAGACTGTATTGGATCTGTCTTCTCGGGGCGCAGCACTCAAGGCTTTTAACACATGCGTCTCCCATCTCTGTGCTGTCCTGGTCTTCTATgtgcccctcattgggctctcaGTGGTGCACAGGCTGGGGGGTCCTACCTCCATGCTCCATGTGGTTATGGCTAATATCTATCTTCTGCTACCACCTGTGGTCAATCCTGTTGTCTATGGAGCCAAGACCAAGGAGATCCGTTCACGGGTCCTCCATATCTTCTCACAGGGTGGTAGGTGA